The nucleotide sequence CCGCGGGCGCCACGAAAACAACCGCTCCGACACCCTCGTGGATGCCGGAGCGGTTGTCAGAGTAGGGTCGCTTGCGCGTCAGCCGACGACCTTCTTGAGGGCGTCGCCGAGCGCGTCGGCCTCGTCAGGGGTCAGCTCGACGACGAGTCGACCGCCGCCTTCGAGCGGAACG is from Streptomyces asoensis and encodes:
- a CDS encoding DUF3117 domain-containing protein produces the protein MAAMKPRTGDGPLEVTKEGRGIVMRVPLEGGGRLVVELTPDEADALGDALKKVVG